In the genome of Streptomyces sp. NBC_00259, the window GCCACCAACAGCGCGGGGGAGTCCCCGAAGTCGTCCGCCGTCACGGCCACCACGACGAGCGGAGGCGGCCCCGGTCCCGGCCTGCCCGCCCACGCCCTCGTCGGCTATCTGCACGCGAGCTTCGCCAACGGCTCCGGCTACACCCGCATGGCCGACGTCCCCGACTCGTGGGACGTCATCAACCTCGCCTTCGGTGAGCCGACCTCGGTGACCTCCGGCGACATCCGCTTCAGCCTCTGCCCGGTGAGCGAGTGCCCGAACGTCGAGTCCGCCGCCGACTTCAAGGCCGCCATCAAGGCCAAGCAGGCCGCGGGCAAGAAGGTCCTGATCTCCATCGGCGGCCAGAACGGCCAGGTGCAGCTCTCGACCACGGCCGCCCGGGACACCTTCGTCTCGTCGGTGTCGAGGATCATCGACGAGTACGGGCTCGACGGCCTCGACATCGACTTCGAGGGCCACTCGCTGTCGCTCAACACCGGCGACACCGACTTCCGCAGCCCGACCTCGCCGGTGATCGTCAATCTGATCTCGGCGATCAAGTCGCTCAAGGCCAGGTACGGCAGCGACTTCGTGCTGACGATGGCCCCGGAGACCTTCTTCGTGCAGCTCGGCTACCAGTTCTACGGCTCGGGCCCGTTCGGTGGCCAGGACCCGCGGGCCGGCGCGTACCTCCCGGTCATCCACGCCCTGCGGGACGACCTCACCCTGCTGCACGTCCAGCACTACAACTCGGGACCGATCATGGGCCTCGACAACCAGTACCACACCATGGGGAACGCGGACTTCCACATCTCCATGACCGACATGCTGCTCACGGGCTTCCCCGTCGCGGGCAACTCCGACCGGTTCTTCCCCGCCCTGCGCCCCGATCAGGTGGCCATCGGCCTGCCGGCCACGACCACCGCGGGCAACGGCCACACACCGCCCGCCGAGGTCGGCAAGGCGCTGGACTGCCTGACCAGGAAGGCCAACTGCGGCTCGTACCAGACCCACGGCACCTGGCCCGCGCTGCGCGGACTGATGACCTGGTCGATCAACTGGGACCGGTTCGGCGGCTGGGAGTTCTCCAGGAACTTCGACGCGTACACATGGTGATCAGCAACAGCAGAACGGCGCACAGGCACCAGCTGCCCAGGACGTCCAGCGGCCAGTGGTAGCCGCGCAGAACGAGGCCGATGCCCGTCGCCGCCGTCAGGAGTGCGGCGACGGGCATCAGCCATCTGCCGATCAGCAGCGCCGCCCCGACGTAGGCCACCATCGCGGTCGCCGCGTGTCCCGACGGGTAGTAGCCGGTCTCGGCCGTCAGCGGACCGGGGCGGCCGGTCAGCGCCTTCAAGGGGGCGACCAGCGCGGGCACGAGGGCGATGGCGAGCACGGCGGCCAGGGCCTGGGTGCGGCGGCGCCGGTACAGCGCGTACGCGACGGCCGCGCCGAGCACCGGGAGGGCGACCTGCATGGTGCCGAGGTCGGCGAGGAACTCGGTGAGCCCCGTCGGCCCCTCGCCCACGACCGCGCGACCGCTGCGCTCGTCGAGCGCGCGCAGCGGTCCGTGGTCCACGATCTGCCAGGTGATCACCGCGAAGAGGACGGCGCACAGTGCCGCGGAAACAGCCGCGAGAAGGAAAGGAGTCGGCCGCCCCGGAACAGGGGGGGTGGTTCCGGAGCGGCCGCCAGGACCGGTTTGCCGCGCGCCCCGGGGGGTTTGGGGCGGGCGGCCATCCGATCGGTGAGGAGTTCCGGAGCCGGAGGCCCCGGTGGTGTGCGCGAGGGCACGACCAGGGCGGAGCTGGGGAGGCCACGCCCTGGAGTCGCCCGCAGTCTCCTGCGAGCGGGGTGTTTCTCTCATCTGCGGAAACCGTACGACAGCAGGTGGGGGGACCGACAGCCGGAATGCCATCCCGCCATTGGCCCCCCACACGTTCTTCACAGAGAGCGCGCGATTACGGGCGGTTACCCACCGCGCGCCGGGCTCACACGCCCGCGAGCGCCGTCTCGATGACGTCCAGGCCCTCGATGAGCAGGTCCTCGCCGATCACCAGCGGAGGCAGGAAGCGGAGCACATTGCCGTAGGTGCCGCAGGTGAGGACGAGGACGCCCTCGGCGTGGCACGCCTTGGCGAGCGCCCCGGCGGCCTCCGCGTTCGGCTCCTTGGTGGCGCGGTCCTTGACCAGCTCGATCGCGATCATGGCGCCGCGGCCGCGGATGTCGCCGATGATGTCGTACTTCTCCGCCATCGCGGTCAGACGGGCCTTCATGACCTCCTCGATGCGCTTGGCCTTGCCGTTGAGGTCCTGCTCGCGCATGGTCTCGATGGCGCCGAGCGCACCGGCGCACGCCACCGGGTTGCCGCCGTACGTGCCACCCAGGCCGCCCGCGTGCGGGGCGTCCATGATCTCGGCGCGGCCGGTGACGGCGGCGAGCGGCAGACCGCCGGCGATGCCCTTGGCCGTGGTGATCAGGTCCGGGACGATGCCCTCGTCCTCACAGGCGAACCACTGGCCGGTGCGACAGAAACCGGACTGGATCTCGTCCGCGACGAAGACGATGCCGTTGTCGTTGGCGAACTTCACGATCGCCGGGAGGAAGCCCTTGGCCGGCTCGATGAAGCCGCCCTCGCCGAGGACCGGCTCGATGATGATCGCGGCGACGTTCTCCGGGCCGATCTGCTTGGTGATCTGGTCGATGGCCTGGGCGGCGGCCTCGGGGCCGCAGTTCTCCGGGCCGGTCGGCCAGCGGTAGCCGTAGGCGACCGGGACGCGGTAGACCTCGGGGGCGAACGGACCGAAGCCGTGCTTGTACGGCATGTTCTTGGCGGTCAGCGCCATGGTGAGGTTGGTGCGGCCGTGGTAGCCGTGGTCGAAGACGACGACGGCCTGGCGCTTGGTGTACGCACGGGCGATCTTGACGGCGTTCTCGACGGCCTCGGCGCCGGAGTTGAACAGCGCCGACTTCTTGGCGTGGTCGCCCGGGGTCAGCTCGGCGAGCGCCTCACAGACCTCCACGTAGCCCTCGTACGGCGTGACCATGAAGCAGGTGTGGGTGAAGTTCTCCAGCTGAGCGGAGGCACGGCGTACGACGGCCTCGGCGGAGGCACCCACGGAGGTCACGGCGATACCGGAACCGAAGTCGATCAGCCGGTTGCCGTCGATGTCCTCCACGATGCCGCCACCGGCACGCGTGGTGAAGACCGGCAGGACGGAGCCCACGCCGCCCGCGACCGCGTTCAGGCGGCGGGCCTGCAGCTCCTGCGACTTGGGGCCGGGGATGGCGGTGACGACGCGGCGCTCCTGCGGAATGGCGCTCATGAGGGCTCCTGGGGGTGTCTTGCGGACTTTCGGACGCACTTCTGCTTTCTTCGCAGGCTAGGTCCGGGTCGGGGGGTCCGGCATGCTCCGTTCGGTAGTGGTGGGAGCGTGTCGTTGTCCGTCTCGGACATAGAGTCTCGGACATGGGGCGGGTGCGGGCCCGGCAGGCAGGCACCAGGGCGTGGCGTCCGGTCCCGCCGTCGCGGCGGGCACCGGTGACCGGCTCGCGATGGCGTACTCGCGACGCCGGAACGCTGAACTCCCCGCTGCCTGCCACTAGATTGACGGTTGCACGGACGCGCGGTCCTGGCTGGTCAAGGGGCAGGGGTTGATGGAGACCGAAGGCACGTACGACGCACGCGGCCCGCGAACGGGCGGCGCCCACCCCGTCCCCCGCCCGGCGGGCCCACCCCCGGTGCCCCCCGCCCCCACCCACGCACCCGCCCCCGCCCACGGCACGACCATCACCGACTGGCTGCGCACCCCGCGCCCTGAGGCCGCACCCGGCATCTGGCGGCTCGGCCACCGGGCGCGTCCGGAGCAGGAGCCGGAGTCCGTCCCCGCCCGGCCGCTGATCAGCGGTGCGGTGATCGCGTTCCTCGCCGGCTGGCTGTTCTGGTCCCTGCTGTGGAACCACTACCTCGAAGGGTGGTGGTTCTTCGTCAAGGACTGGTGGCTGCTGCCCATGCTCTGGCTGGTGCCCGAGTCCTGGCGGAACGGGGCCAGCGACCAGGTCGGGCTCTTCGTCACGGCGACCTACCTCTACAACGGCCTCGTCCTGACCCTGCTCGCGGTGGGCTCGGGCCGGGTCGGCAACTGGAACGAGATCTGGCGCCGGTACGGCGTGCCGCTGTGGCCGCTGTTCGTGCTGCTCCCCGGCGTGTGGCGGGAGATGCCCAGGAGCGTCTGGTGGCTCGAATGGGCCTCGAACCTCTACTACGTGTGCCTCGTGGCCGCCCTCGTCGCGGTGCTCGGCAGGGCCGGTACCTGGCCGGTCTTCGCCCGCCGCAGGGCGGCCGAGCCGGCCGCACACGAGCCGCGGGAGCCGCAGGACGACCCCGCCGACTGGCCCGAGCTGCGGGCCGCGGGGCTGGACGAGGCGGCCCGTACGCTCGCCGAGGCGACGCGGAAGGGCACGCTCGGGGACGTCGACTACGCGCGGATCCGGCGGGCCTGGCAGGGGGTGCGGACGCGGCCGGAGCGGTTGCCCGCGTTCACCGACGCCGTACGGGCCGACGGGGCCGCCGCCTGTGGGCACCCCTCCGGGGAGCGGGACCTGCCGGTGCGTACCGCCGTGCACGACCTGGCCACCGGGCAGGTCAGGATCGGCGCCGCGGCCGACCACCCCCGTAACCCCTACGCCCGCCGCACCACCGGCGTCGCCCTGGAACCCGCGCTCCTCGGCACCTCGCTGCTCGCCGTCGGCCCCTCCGGGTCGGGGAAGACCGTGCGGCTCGTACGGCCCGTCGTGGAGGCGATGTGCCTGCAGGCGCTCGCGAACCGGGCCGCCGTCGTCGCCGTCACCGCGCACGGCACGGCCCTCGCTCCCGACGGCGCGTTCGACCTGGTCATCGCCCCCGGCCGGCCGGAGTCGACTCACGACCTCGATCTGTACGGCGGCAGCGACGACCCCGACGAGGCCGCCCGCGTCCTCGCCGAGGCGCTCGTCGGCGATCTGGCGGCCGACAGCCGCCGGGCGGCCACCGCGCTCGCGCAGCTCATCGGGCCCTACCGAAGCGTCCACGGTCACTTCCCGGCCGTACCGGAACTGCGCGACCTCGTCGGTGGCGTGCCCGCGGCACTGGGGGAGCTGCGTACCGTCCTGGAGGCCGGGGGCGAGGCGTCACAGCTCCGCGAACTCGACGCCCGCGTACGGCAGTCGGAGCGCGCCGACGACGTCGGTGTGCTGCTCGCCGAGCGGATCGCGTTCCTCGACCGGCCCGCGTTCGCGCAGTTCTTCCGCACCGACGGCGAGGGCCGGCAGTTCTCGCTGCGCGCCATCGAGCACCCGCTGCGGGTCCGCGTCGATCTTCCCGAACGGGGCCATTCGGAGGCCTCCCGCATCATCGCCCGGCTTCTCCTCGCCCAGTTCACCGAGGCCGCGCTCGCCCGTACCGACCGTTCGCTGTTCGCCTGCCTGGTCCTCGACGACGCCACGTCCACGGTCACCGCCGACTCGGTCAGGGCCGTGCAGCGACTGCGCTCCGCGCACGCCGGTGTCGTCCTCGCGCTGCGCACCCTGGAGGACGTGCCCGAGCCGCTGCGCGGGCCGCTGCTGGGCGCGGTCGGCTGCCGGATGGCGTTCGCGGGGCTCGCGCCCTGGGACGGCGGACGGTTCGCCGAGACCTGGGGCACCGAGTGGGTGCAGACCAGGGACGTCACCAACCGGCAGATCATCTCCGATGAACCCCTGACCAAGGCGCTCCACTTCATGCGGCGGCTGGTGACCGGCAAGGCCGCCACCGCCGAGGCGGTGACGGTCCGCGAGGTCGAGCGCGAGCGCTGGTCGGCCTCCGAGCTGGCGCACTCCGTGCCCGCCGGGCACGCCGTGCTGTCCCTCGCCTCGGTACGCGGGGACCACGCACCGCCGCTGCTGGTGGATCTGCGGACCTGACCCGGGCAACCGTACGCAGTGGCAGAATCGAGGTATGCCGTTCATACGGGACGGCGAAAAGGCCCAGCAGCGCACGCCCACCCCTTCTGTCCCTCTGCCGAAAGTCCGCGGTCCCATGCCGGTCACCCTCGCCTCCCTCGTCCAGCACTCCGCGCTCAAGCTGACCGTGCGCGCGGGGGAGGACCGGCTC includes:
- a CDS encoding ATP/GTP-binding protein produces the protein METEGTYDARGPRTGGAHPVPRPAGPPPVPPAPTHAPAPAHGTTITDWLRTPRPEAAPGIWRLGHRARPEQEPESVPARPLISGAVIAFLAGWLFWSLLWNHYLEGWWFFVKDWWLLPMLWLVPESWRNGASDQVGLFVTATYLYNGLVLTLLAVGSGRVGNWNEIWRRYGVPLWPLFVLLPGVWREMPRSVWWLEWASNLYYVCLVAALVAVLGRAGTWPVFARRRAAEPAAHEPREPQDDPADWPELRAAGLDEAARTLAEATRKGTLGDVDYARIRRAWQGVRTRPERLPAFTDAVRADGAAACGHPSGERDLPVRTAVHDLATGQVRIGAAADHPRNPYARRTTGVALEPALLGTSLLAVGPSGSGKTVRLVRPVVEAMCLQALANRAAVVAVTAHGTALAPDGAFDLVIAPGRPESTHDLDLYGGSDDPDEAARVLAEALVGDLAADSRRAATALAQLIGPYRSVHGHFPAVPELRDLVGGVPAALGELRTVLEAGGEASQLRELDARVRQSERADDVGVLLAERIAFLDRPAFAQFFRTDGEGRQFSLRAIEHPLRVRVDLPERGHSEASRIIARLLLAQFTEAALARTDRSLFACLVLDDATSTVTADSVRAVQRLRSAHAGVVLALRTLEDVPEPLRGPLLGAVGCRMAFAGLAPWDGGRFAETWGTEWVQTRDVTNRQIISDEPLTKALHFMRRLVTGKAATAEAVTVREVERERWSASELAHSVPAGHAVLSLASVRGDHAPPLLVDLRT
- a CDS encoding chitinase; this encodes MDRTRPLAVVVAAALAAGGLVASAQSAQAADAELARNGGFESGLDGWSCTAGSGAAVPSPVHGGSKALQATPAGSDNARCSQTIAVQPDSSYTLSGWVRGAYVYLGASGTGTTDVSTWTQSAPDWQKLTTTFRTGAATTSVTIYTHGWYGTGAYQADDLSLFGPGGAPVQIPAAPGGLTAGAPTSSTVPLSWSSVSGATGYNVYRGGTKVLSVSGTSATVTGLAAATSHSFQVTATNSAGESPKSSAVTATTTSGGGPGPGLPAHALVGYLHASFANGSGYTRMADVPDSWDVINLAFGEPTSVTSGDIRFSLCPVSECPNVESAADFKAAIKAKQAAGKKVLISIGGQNGQVQLSTTAARDTFVSSVSRIIDEYGLDGLDIDFEGHSLSLNTGDTDFRSPTSPVIVNLISAIKSLKARYGSDFVLTMAPETFFVQLGYQFYGSGPFGGQDPRAGAYLPVIHALRDDLTLLHVQHYNSGPIMGLDNQYHTMGNADFHISMTDMLLTGFPVAGNSDRFFPALRPDQVAIGLPATTTAGNGHTPPAEVGKALDCLTRKANCGSYQTHGTWPALRGLMTWSINWDRFGGWEFSRNFDAYTW
- a CDS encoding phosphatase PAP2 family protein, which codes for MRETPRSQETAGDSRAWPPQLRPGRALAHTTGASGSGTPHRSDGRPPQTPRGARQTGPGGRSGTTPPVPGRPTPFLLAAVSAALCAVLFAVITWQIVDHGPLRALDERSGRAVVGEGPTGLTEFLADLGTMQVALPVLGAAVAYALYRRRRTQALAAVLAIALVPALVAPLKALTGRPGPLTAETGYYPSGHAATAMVAYVGAALLIGRWLMPVAALLTAATGIGLVLRGYHWPLDVLGSWCLCAVLLLLITMCTRRSSWRTPSRRTGPS
- the gabT gene encoding 4-aminobutyrate--2-oxoglutarate transaminase gives rise to the protein MSAIPQERRVVTAIPGPKSQELQARRLNAVAGGVGSVLPVFTTRAGGGIVEDIDGNRLIDFGSGIAVTSVGASAEAVVRRASAQLENFTHTCFMVTPYEGYVEVCEALAELTPGDHAKKSALFNSGAEAVENAVKIARAYTKRQAVVVFDHGYHGRTNLTMALTAKNMPYKHGFGPFAPEVYRVPVAYGYRWPTGPENCGPEAAAQAIDQITKQIGPENVAAIIIEPVLGEGGFIEPAKGFLPAIVKFANDNGIVFVADEIQSGFCRTGQWFACEDEGIVPDLITTAKGIAGGLPLAAVTGRAEIMDAPHAGGLGGTYGGNPVACAGALGAIETMREQDLNGKAKRIEEVMKARLTAMAEKYDIIGDIRGRGAMIAIELVKDRATKEPNAEAAGALAKACHAEGVLVLTCGTYGNVLRFLPPLVIGEDLLIEGLDVIETALAGV